A genomic window from Lasioglossum baleicum chromosome 7, iyLasBale1, whole genome shotgun sequence includes:
- the LOC143210988 gene encoding uncharacterized protein LOC143210988 encodes MNVFISDLDSRTVVIEQPSHSCKLCGKTFWNRDSMYKHMNMHKGTTQCPVCHKVLSRTTHMKRHLKNRHGWLGMGTTAAAAAAVANAAAVAAAAATVGGNASGSAASSATATASAATTAVVTSNATAASVVPGCPVDASAATPAPHPPTPISVSSAAIARQNAGSPTDGLESSATYTTIRIRESSVERITSSPIP; translated from the coding sequence ATGAACGTGTTTATATCTGATTTAGATTCTCGTACGGTGGTCATCGAACAGCCGTCGCATTCGTGCAAACtctgcggtaaaacgttttgGAATCGGGACTCGATGTACAAACACATGAACATGCACAAGGGAACGACACAGTGTCCGGTGTGTCACAAGGTGCTGAGCCGCACCACCCACATGAAGAGACACTTAAAAAATCGGCACGGCTGGCTGGGGATGGGGACGACAGCAGCAGCCGCAGCCGCAGTCGCGAACGCCGCAGCCGTAGCCGCAGCCGCAGCCACCGTAGGAGGGAACGCCTCCGGGTCGGCCGCGAGTTCCGCGACCGCAACAGCGAGCGCGGCTACCACCGCCGTCGTGACTAGCAACGCAACAGCCGCGAGCGTCGTGCCCGGCTGTCCGGTCGACGCATCCGCCGCGACGCCCGCTCCGCATCCACCGACCCCAATTTCCGTCTCTTCCGCGGCCATCGCCCGACAAAACGCCGGAAGTCCCACCGACGGCCTCGAATCCAGCGCCACCTACACCACCATACGCATTAGGGAGAGCAGCGTCGAACGAATCACCTCTAGTCCTATTCCTTAG